A section of the Oncorhynchus gorbuscha isolate QuinsamMale2020 ecotype Even-year linkage group LG06, OgorEven_v1.0, whole genome shotgun sequence genome encodes:
- the LOC124037994 gene encoding DET1- and DDB1-associated protein 1-like, with the protein MDQADFLKGLPVYNKSNFSLFHADPVCKASNRRPSVYLPTCEYPSEQIIVTEKTNILLRYLHQQWDKKNAAKKREQDQGEGGSPAPPHKIARTDSQEMNEDS; encoded by the exons GCAGATTTCTTAAAGGGTCTCCCTGTTTACAACAAGAGCAATTTCAGCCTGTTCCATGCAGACCCTGTGTGCAAAGCATCG AACCGAAGACCGTCCGTGTACCTCCCGACATGCGAGTATCCCTCAGAACAGA TCATTGTCACGGAGAAAACAAATATCCTCCTTCGCTACCTTCACCAACAGTGGGACAAAAAG AACGCAGCGAAGAAGAGGGAACAGGatcaaggagagggagggagtccaGCACCTCCACACAAAATTGCAAGGACAGATAGCCAAGAGATGAACGAGGACTCttag